Within Psychrobacter sp. DAB_AL43B, the genomic segment AGTTATATCGATGGCTACTTTACGGCTGATCAGTTTTTAGAGAAGTTGTGCTCAGTACTTGATATGAATTATCAAAAATTTGCAGATGATATCGCCCAAATCAAATATGATCTGGCGCATTATCCGCAACCTCAATATAGCTTGCAAGCCGATGTTGATTTTACGTTTGGGGGAAGCTCAAATTGGCTGTCGCGTTGGGGTGCTTCACTGTCTACTCGTGTGTATTTGCCAAGCGGATTCGGCAAATTGAATGAAGCCGAGCGTAAAGCGATTATTAAAGAGAACATCCACGAGCATTATCGGCAGTATGAAGGTAACGTACCGTATGATGGTATGATAAAAGGCTATCATTTGACGATTGAGCAGAATAATAAAGTTATCGATAGGGTGAAGTATCGATTACCAAGCTCTACTAGCGCTTGATATAGGTTTTATAAAAGAAGCAAATTAAGGTCAAATGTTATCTTGATGTTGTAATCAAGCTGATAGATGAGTTGACTTAGAAGCTATGTTAAATACCTTTAAATAAAAACCGCCCAGTGCTAAATAGCGCTGGGCGGTTTTTTTGACGATTCATTAGGGCTATTTAAAACGCGCCGCTAAGCCCGACAAATACACTCGTTGATTTGTCATCATCGCCTTGCGAGTGAGTGACGCCAGCATTGGCATTGAGCAAACCAAAGCTTTTGGATACGCCCAGTGTCATACCAAAACTATCATCGTCGGTCTCTATCATTGGCGTATCAAAGCTGATATTTGATATGGTATTAAGGCGGGCAGAAGCAGCTTCCCGATTGTCGCTCAACTGCTTTTGATAATGAATATCACCAAAAACACTAAGCGTATCGGCTAAGCTATGATTGGCTTTTACACCAAGTTTGCCATAGGTTGTAGTATATTTTTGCTCGTCGAACTGCATGGCAATACCAGACATTTCTTGCTCTTTTAGCGCATCCAATCTTACGCGGCTAGCCGTTGCACCGATATATGGCGTGATAGCGAGGCTGCTTACTTGCATCGGGTAACCGGCCTGCAAATTGGCATAATAGCGTTTACCATCGGCATTGGATTTAAATTCTTGTTTATTGCCACCAAGCGTGACCGCACGTGTGACATCAACATCCATATTACCGAAGCCAATTGCACCATTAAGCTGCACACCGCCAAGACTATCTAAAGTATTGCTATGATAGACACCGAAGCCCACTTCTTCTAGTTCAATATTGCTTAAGCCAGTACGAACCGCTGAGTTCTCAAACTCTTTTTGAGTGATGTTGCCATACAACCCTGTGACGGCGTTTGCCGAATTGGGATGAGAAAAATCTACGCCCAATAATACTTGCGTATTACCATCTCCTTCAAATCCTGCAATATCTTGATTTTCAAACTCACCGGTTGCCCACAAGTTACGGGCAGGTTTTTGCTCACTGCTTTGGATTTGATTGATGTGAGATTGCAAGCGCTCGCTGGTTGCCAGCCCTGCTGTCGTCGCAATGTGCGGCAGTACGCCAATCAGACTAGGTGCGGTCACAACGGCACTGGCATAATCAGCAATCATTTGGTGCGCGCGTCCTGACGGGTGAATACCATCAGCAAAGAAATAGCTCTCATTAGCACCTGGCGTTACTAAGTTATTCGATCCACATAGCAGTGAGCTTGCTGTCGTACAAGCTGCTTGAGTAACATTCGTAAAACCATAAGCAGTAGGGTTGGCAGCTACCTGTTGTAGTAAGCTAAAGGTATCTAGCGGTATAATATTTGCACCTGTAGCGACAGCACCACTATACATAGATTGGTTGTATAGATTTGCCAACATAGTACCAGACGATTGGAAGCCTGCTCCTACAGCAATAGCAGTAGGTGTGAGCCCTATATCAGGAATATTGGGTACTAAAATATAGTTTGCACCATTATCTTTTAGCGCTTTGATGGCTGCGACTTGGCTACCCGCAGCAGCTGAAACAGTATTTATAGCATTAGCAGGATTGGTGGCTGCTGCAAGTAAATCGTTTGCGCCTCCCCATACCACATACATGCCATTAGGATCGACTTTTTTATTAGTAAGATAGCCATTAACTTGAGTATTGACAGAGGCAACGGGAACGTTAACGCCGAAATCTGTATTAACGATATCTACGCCAGCTCTTGCCCCACCAATAGCATAGTTATTGCCAGTTTGCGCACCACCAACGGTATTGGCAACAGAGGTTGTACCAAGCTGCTCAGCAAATGAGGTCGCCCATACATTATCGGGATTGGTCGTAAATTGACCTGATTCGTTAAGACCCAGCCCTGAAGGAGGAGTACCTTGGGTAATTGGGCTAAAGTAGCCGCCATCGGTTAAGCTGTCTCCAAAAAATGTCACGCTGCTATAAAGCTCAGCGTGAGCCAAACCAGCTACAGATAGTGAGATAGCTAGCATGCTTTTAGTTAGAGTTTTGAGGGTAGTAGGTTTAACAATAGCACGAGAGATATTAAGAGGCATATCGACTTCCTTGTCGTCAATGTAGCGGGTTTATTAAGAAAGTGTAACTGCTTTTAAAAAACCTAGCAATCTATTTAACGGCAAAGCTTAATGTAAGTTGAATAACTCAAAGACTTCATCGAACAATATAACTCTCGAAAGTTTTTTCTCGTGAAGAGTAAGGATAGTTTGAAGGGTAAATGCAGTATGAGAAAATCGGCTTTATGCTAAATGAGTAGGAATAAAAAAGGAGAATGAGGTAGCATTAGACAGGATCTGCAAATTCAAATGTAAATAAAAAGGAATTTATAAAATGAAAGGAATCACACGTTTTTCGAACAGCTTAATGGAGAAGTATTTACCAGATCCGTTTTTATTCGTCATTATCTTAACAGTCGTTATTTTCGCGCTGGGCTTAGGCTTAACTGATTCTTCACCTATACAAATGGTGGCGTTTTGGGGTGAAGGATTTTGGGCGTTACTTGCATTCTCGATGCAAATGGTGCTCGTACTGGTCACTGGTTTTGTACTGGCAAGCAGCCCGATATTTAAAAAAGGGTTAGGCAAGCTGGCGAGTTTCGCAAATTCACCAGGTAGCGCGATTATTTGGGTAACCTTAGTATCACTTGCAGCAAGCTGGATTAACTGGGGATTTGGCTTGGTTATTGGGGCGCTATTCGCAAAAGAATTGGCGAAGCGTGTTGAACATGTCGATTACCGTTTGCTGATTGCCAGTGCTTATTCGGGATTTATCATTTGGCATGCCGGATTTTCTGGATCGATTCCGTTGTCGATTGCGACAGAGGGACATCCATTCGTTGACAAAATCGGTATCATTCCAACGAGTGCAACCATTTTTGCTAGTTATAACTTAATCATCGTTGCGGCATTAGTGATTATTGTGCCTTTATTAAACCGTTTAATGATGCCGAGAAAAGAAGATACGATTACCGTCGATCCCAAACTTCTGGTTGATCCGATTATTGAGGCGCTTCCGGCAAAATCAGAGATGACACCAGCAGAGCGTTTGGAAAACAGCTGGATTTTATCGATGGTCATCGGCGCAATGGGCATTGCTTTTATTGTTTATTATTTCGTACAAAATGGCTTTGCGTTAACGCTCGACTTGGTGAACTTTATGTTCTTATTCCTTGGGATTATATTCCACGGAACACCTCGTAAGTATTTGATTGCCGTTCAAGAAGCCGTCAAAGGAGCAGGCGCGATCATCGTTCAATTTCCGTTTTATGCAGGCATTATGGGAATGATGACGGCATCTGGTTTGGCAGGTGTTATGTCAGATGCGTTTGTCAACGTTTCGACAGCAGACACGCTGCCACTTTTTGCTTTCCTAAGTGCAGGACTCGTCAACTTCTTTGTCCCTTCAGGTGGTGGACAATGGGCAGTTCAAGCGCCAATTATGTTAGAAGCCGCGGAAATGCTTGGCAGTGACCCAGCGAAAGTTGCCATGGCTGTTGCATGGGGCGATGCTTGGACAAATATGATTCAACCGTTCTGGGCATTACCAGCACTGGCAATTGCTGGACTGAAAGCCAAAGATATCATGGGCTTTTGTGTCATTGTGTTGGTGGTCAGTGGCGTGGTAATTGGTTTAGGATTATTGTTCTTGTAAATAAAGACTAGGGTTTCGGCCTTGCCTATTTTAGGGGTTTTCTTGAATTACGATTCATATATTTTTCTAGAAAATTGCTTCAACCTTTAAAAATACTTAAAAAGCCTCACTGTGTAGTGAGGCTTTTTAAGTATTTAGTGCGGGGAAATAGCTAATATCTATCCTAGCTGCGCCAACGATGCTAACTGAATCGTCCCGACTATATTGGAGACTGTTTTATGGGTGTCAGGCTTTTAAACCTGCCGCGGTAAATTTATCTTAATAGGTAGCTTCAAGTTTTTAAGGCGGTGCATAATTGATAACGTTATGTAGTTGCCTTTATTATGCCACTACATGTCTATTCGGGTCATGTAAGCGATAAATACTAGACCACTAGGCAAGGTACTCTCTAAAAAGACCTATGCAGATTGGAATGAGATAGTCCAAGAGCGTTATCCTCAACACTATTAGTTGTTTTAAAATATGGTTTTATTCATCTTTCAACACCTTATACTATGTGAGTTATTGACGCCAAAAAGCCAGCGAGGTTATCAATAACCCTAAAATAGGGCAGGATAAATGACCGATAATAAGATAAACTCCCCCGCGAGCGCTGATGGGGTTCAATGCATATAGGACTGGGCAGATGCATTTGGCTGCTAGGGTAGTTGTGAGAGACCATTTATACAAGAACATTTATACAAGAACATTTATATAAGGCACATCGCTATGGAACAAACACAAAACGCTGTAGAACAAAGACCCGTATTCATGCCTAGAGTCAACAGTGACAATCTGGTAAAAACGGATATGGTTAGGTTTGAGCGGCATGTGGGATTCGCGAGTAGACAAAAGAAAAAGTCCATCAATGACCTACATCAAGTCATTCGCAAAAAGTATGGATTTAATAACGTCTTAGAGCTATCTAGTAAATCCGGCAATAAGCTAAGTTTTGCGCTGAGCCCATCGAGCTTAAGGCTTGCTAATGAGCATGATGGGCAACAGTATAGTGTCGAAAATGCCTTTCAAAGCAGTATGGTTTTTGAGGACGGCGGTCCCTATACCGACTTGCTGAGCGCCCCGCCAAGACAAGCCAAAAAAGACGAGCGATTAATAACTTCGGGTGAATTAATGAGCTACGATTATTTTGGCGTAGAGTGGAGCGTAGAGCCATTAACCACGTTTTACGATTGGCTGTATGTGAATGCCCTAAAGCAAAACCCTCAGCTGCATGAAGAGGTCATGCAATATCAAGCTTTTACTGATATTGAGTTTAATCCCAAAAAGTCTATTCATTGTGCGGCTTATGCGCTGGCTATGTTTGTGGCGCTCAATAAACGAGAGTTGCTCGATAATGTTGAAGACCCAACGGTATTTTTTAATTTATATCATGAATTTAAAGTGAGTAATACCGAGCAGCTGTTGGAAGAGGGTTGGCTCTGATAGCTAGACCAGCTGTACTGAGTCTGAAAGCCTACCTAATTTTTAAATTTAGCCAGCACAGCATTTTCAATAAAAAAGGACACAACATCATGTTGTGTCCTTTTTTATTGGTATACATTTTGCCAGTAGCTCAGCTTTATGCTTTATTATCATCCAGCTCAAAGTTTCGCCCAGCCGAGATAATACCTCAGTGATGCCAACCAAACTCCCACCTTGGCAATGCTGAGGCACCATTTTATATAAATAGCTATAAATTCACATTCACTTATATCCATTGTTATCAGAGGCTTTAAGCGAGTATATATTCTTTATTCAGTATAGACCAATCTAGGCAAAGTATATTTTTGACCATCGTCTAAGGTCAAAATACACCAAAACACCCATATCTATAAATTGATTGCATTCGAATTCAATATTAAATATACTCAAGTTATATTAATTTATAAGAAATTCCAATCAAGTTAATAAAGTATTACTTTATGAGTTTGGGAGGGCCATTAACAAAAGGATTTTGATTATGGAAAGTTTTGGTGCCCTTAACTGGGGGATTGTCATTGTTTATTTATTAGTTAATCTTTTGCTCGGCTGGTTTATGAGTCGGAAAATTTCTACTGCTGAAGATTATTATATTGGTGACCGTTCAGCCCCTTGGTGGGCGATTGGTATTTCTGTAATTGCCACTTATATCAGTGCCTTGTCGTTTTTAGGTGGTCCTGCCTGGGCATATGGTGATGGTATGGCAGCTCTCGCCATTCACATCAACTATCCATTAGTTGTTTTCATCGTCGTAGTATTTTTCCTACCTTTCTTTTATAGCAGCGGCGTAGCGTCTATTTATGATTATTTAGAACGTCGATTTGGTAAGAAATCCCGAGCAATCATGAGTGTATTGTTTTTGATTAGCCAAACCATCACTACTGCTTCTATTCTAACAGCCACCGCTTTTGTCATAACCTTTGCAACAGGTATAGAGCCAAAAACGGCAATTATCATTATGTCAGCTATCGTAGTGGGTTATACGTTAATGGGCGGCATGAATGCTGTTATTTGGACGGACGTCTTGCAAGGATTTATTTTATTTCTTGGTGCGGGGATTATCTTTTTCATACTAATTGGCGAAGTGTCACCGATGTCAGGGGCTCTTACCATGCTTGGCGAAAACGATAAACTAAATCCACTCAACTGGAGCGTAGACTTTTCGGTTACCCCAACGGTCTGGGCAGGCGTTGTAGCGATGACATTGTTTCATGTCACGGTATATGGTGGTAATCAGATGATGGTACAGCGCACCTTGGGTGCAAAAACTATGGGAGATGCTAAGAAGTCTTATCTATTGATGGGCTTTGTTGCATTTTTTATCTACTTTTTGTTCTTCTTTATTGGTGCGCTATTATACGTTTATTTCAAGGGTAAACCATTTGCACAACCAAATGAAATCATCTTGATATTTGCTAATATGCTTGCCATTCCTGGTTTGATGGGGATCATTGCTGCCGCAATCTTATCAGCTTCAATGTCAAGTCTATCATCGGCACTAAACTCTCTAGCGACGATATCTGTGCTCGATTTTTATCAGCCGTACGTGAAAAAAGATGGTAATGAAAGGCACTATTTAGCCGCCTCTCGTATTCTTACCATCATTTGGGCAATATTAATCATTCCTGCTGCATTCGCATTCATTGATAGTAAAGGGTCTATTTTAGAGACATTTACAGAGGTTTCTTCATATTTTGTTGGGGCAAAGTTGGCCATGTTTGGTTTGGGCTTCTTTTCGAAACACACCACCGAGCGAGGTCTTATCACTGGTGTGATTGCTGGTTTTATTGGTTTATACGTGTTCGCAGTCGGTATTCCATTTACCGATTGGACACCACCAAATATCGCATGGCCTTGGTTTGTGGTCATTGGCGGTGCTATTAATATCATTGTTTCCATCAGTGCAAGCTTGTTACTTGATGGTAGACAAGAAGTTTGGCATGAACAAACGGTCAAAGGTCAACAGCTAAAGT encodes:
- a CDS encoding autotransporter domain-containing protein; translation: MPLNISRAIVKPTTLKTLTKSMLAISLSVAGLAHAELYSSVTFFGDSLTDGGYFSPITQGTPPSGLGLNESGQFTTNPDNVWATSFAEQLGTTSVANTVGGAQTGNNYAIGGARAGVDIVNTDFGVNVPVASVNTQVNGYLTNKKVDPNGMYVVWGGANDLLAAATNPANAINTVSAAAGSQVAAIKALKDNGANYILVPNIPDIGLTPTAIAVGAGFQSSGTMLANLYNQSMYSGAVATGANIIPLDTFSLLQQVAANPTAYGFTNVTQAACTTASSLLCGSNNLVTPGANESYFFADGIHPSGRAHQMIADYASAVVTAPSLIGVLPHIATTAGLATSERLQSHINQIQSSEQKPARNLWATGEFENQDIAGFEGDGNTQVLLGVDFSHPNSANAVTGLYGNITQKEFENSAVRTGLSNIELEEVGFGVYHSNTLDSLGGVQLNGAIGFGNMDVDVTRAVTLGGNKQEFKSNADGKRYYANLQAGYPMQVSSLAITPYIGATASRVRLDALKEQEMSGIAMQFDEQKYTTTYGKLGVKANHSLADTLSVFGDIHYQKQLSDNREAASARLNTISNISFDTPMIETDDDSFGMTLGVSKSFGLLNANAGVTHSQGDDDKSTSVFVGLSGAF
- a CDS encoding short-chain fatty acid transporter produces the protein MKGITRFSNSLMEKYLPDPFLFVIILTVVIFALGLGLTDSSPIQMVAFWGEGFWALLAFSMQMVLVLVTGFVLASSPIFKKGLGKLASFANSPGSAIIWVTLVSLAASWINWGFGLVIGALFAKELAKRVEHVDYRLLIASAYSGFIIWHAGFSGSIPLSIATEGHPFVDKIGIIPTSATIFASYNLIIVAALVIIVPLLNRLMMPRKEDTITVDPKLLVDPIIEALPAKSEMTPAERLENSWILSMVIGAMGIAFIVYYFVQNGFALTLDLVNFMFLFLGIIFHGTPRKYLIAVQEAVKGAGAIIVQFPFYAGIMGMMTASGLAGVMSDAFVNVSTADTLPLFAFLSAGLVNFFVPSGGGQWAVQAPIMLEAAEMLGSDPAKVAMAVAWGDAWTNMIQPFWALPALAIAGLKAKDIMGFCVIVLVVSGVVIGLGLLFL
- a CDS encoding DUF6977 family protein, with translation MEQTQNAVEQRPVFMPRVNSDNLVKTDMVRFERHVGFASRQKKKSINDLHQVIRKKYGFNNVLELSSKSGNKLSFALSPSSLRLANEHDGQQYSVENAFQSSMVFEDGGPYTDLLSAPPRQAKKDERLITSGELMSYDYFGVEWSVEPLTTFYDWLYVNALKQNPQLHEEVMQYQAFTDIEFNPKKSIHCAAYALAMFVALNKRELLDNVEDPTVFFNLYHEFKVSNTEQLLEEGWL
- a CDS encoding sodium:solute symporter family transporter, yielding MESFGALNWGIVIVYLLVNLLLGWFMSRKISTAEDYYIGDRSAPWWAIGISVIATYISALSFLGGPAWAYGDGMAALAIHINYPLVVFIVVVFFLPFFYSSGVASIYDYLERRFGKKSRAIMSVLFLISQTITTASILTATAFVITFATGIEPKTAIIIMSAIVVGYTLMGGMNAVIWTDVLQGFILFLGAGIIFFILIGEVSPMSGALTMLGENDKLNPLNWSVDFSVTPTVWAGVVAMTLFHVTVYGGNQMMVQRTLGAKTMGDAKKSYLLMGFVAFFIYFLFFFIGALLYVYFKGKPFAQPNEIILIFANMLAIPGLMGIIAAAILSASMSSLSSALNSLATISVLDFYQPYVKKDGNERHYLAASRILTIIWAILIIPAAFAFIDSKGSILETFTEVSSYFVGAKLAMFGLGFFSKHTTERGLITGVIAGFIGLYVFAVGIPFTDWTPPNIAWPWFVVIGGAINIIVSISASLLLDGRQEVWHEQTVKGQQLKFAAEGRPEKVDGWYVVPGRVDKVVWLLPVLFVCIILFLAYFGTLG